From Pseudomonas hormoni:
GCAGGAAAGCGTTCGGATCGATGTTCTTCGCAGTGGCGTGGGCTTCGGCCTTGTTCAGAACGTCGCTCAGGGCGGTGAGCAATTGTTTGAAAACCGGAACGGAAGCGTCATACAGGGAAATGGTCATGGCAGTCTCGTGTGGTGACAGGTGTGAAACGTGGGGACGATTATAGCGATGCACGGTCCCAGGTGAAGCGATAGATATGGGCGGGCGGGCCAGGATGGCAATTGCCATTATCAGCGTCGGCACCGACGATCGACCACTGCGCCCGCGAGGTCTCGCCCAACTCGCGGGCGGCCTGAGGATTGAAACACTGGCCGAGCTGTTCATCCGGCACCAACGCGTACGCCTGCGGATGCTCGCGCAGCCACTGCGCCGCCTGTTCGACCGTGGAACCGGCCATTCCGAAATGCACGATCGGTTGCCTTGCGAACAACCAATGCCCCTCGCGCCAGTTGACCAACACCAGGTCAGCGCCCTGGGTCATTGTCGCCGCCTGCGCCATCAGCGCTTCATGAGGGTTGTCCCCATCCTTGACCGGCTCGATGAAACCGCGGGCAAACCACAGCGCAAACCAGGCCACGGCCACCCCCTGAAAGATTCGCCAGCCGAGCAGACGCCGACGGAACCAGCGCTTGAACAGCCACGGCATCAGCGGCGCGGCGACCAGCACCAGCCCCGGCAATGCCGGATAGATGTACAACTTGCGCTTGCCGCTGCTCAGGCAGAAAAAAAGCACGACCAGCACCACCCAACCCAGCAGCACCAGCACTCGACCGTCGCGCTTGCGCAACTGCCTGCGCCAGGCGGGAATCAGCCACGGCAAGGCGAGCACCAATGGCAGCCAATACTGCGGAATGACGTTGACAAAGAAATACCAGAATGGCTCGCGGTGATCCCAGGCTGCTGCATAGCGCCCCGCCGTCTGGCGCAGCAGGATTTCCCGCGCATAAGCGATTTCGTCAGCGCCGCCATTGAGCGCGATGGACAGGGCCAAGGGCAGCAGCCAGATGGCAACGGCGCCCAGTACCACCACAACACCCATCAACCACTTGCGCGCCTC
This genomic window contains:
- a CDS encoding ArnT family glycosyltransferase; this translates as MRRTLSPGVECLGLMLLALLLVGAGLGLRQPQNVDEERFLGVALEMLHNGSWLIPHRAAEIYGDKPPIFMWTVAFFTWITGMPAIALYIPGLLSATSVTAMLYDLGRRLWNRRAGRTAALLYLATYQTYSILRTGQIDSFLILFTSLGLYGLTRHLLLGPAWRWFYAGCAAMGIGVITKGVGFVPALMLIPYAYAVRKGWPGVVAMPGEARKWLMGVVVVLGAVAIWLLPLALSIALNGGADEIAYAREILLRQTAGRYAAAWDHREPFWYFFVNVIPQYWLPLVLALPWLIPAWRRQLRKRDGRVLVLLGWVVLVVLFFCLSSGKRKLYIYPALPGLVLVAAPLMPWLFKRWFRRRLLGWRIFQGVAVAWFALWFARGFIEPVKDGDNPHEALMAQAATMTQGADLVLVNWREGHWLFARQPIVHFGMAGSTVEQAAQWLREHPQAYALVPDEQLGQCFNPQAARELGETSRAQWSIVGADADNGNCHPGPPAHIYRFTWDRASL